AGCACCTCGTTCCACACCCCGAACGCCTGTGGCTGTGCCCAGCGTTGCAGCCGCGCCACCGCCAGCAGGACGATCCAGGGGGCGGGGTCCTCGGGGGCCAGGTCGGCGGCCTTGAGGCAGAGGTCGGTGGCCGCCGAGGCGTTCTCCGGGCGCCCCTCGGAGCGGGCGCGCATCACCTGTGACCAGGCGTGCAGCACCAGCGCGTCCGGATTGCGCGGTTCCCGGGCGGCCCAGGCCCCGGGCAGGTGCGAGTCCGTCATGAAGGCGGACAGGACGTCCAGCCGGTGGGTGCGACGGTCCCACTCGCCCGGTTCGTGGTCCAGTACGCGGGTGATCTGCGCCGCGCACAGGTCGGTCGTGGCGATCGTCCCCGTCCGTGTGGTCGCCCGCAGGGATTTGAGCAGTCTGCCCAGCTCCTGGTCGTCAAGTTCGGGAGCCAGCCGCGTTCTTCGGCGGCGACCTGAAAGAAAAGCCATGCAGGGAGGCTAGGGGCGTGCGGGCATTGCACAAGGTTTCCGCCGAGATCGTTATGGATCACCCCGGCTCACCGGCCGCCGCCCGCCGGTTTCCCGGGTGCCGGCCGTCCGTGCCGCGTCCCGCGCGGACGGCCGCGGCGGGCGGGCGCTCGCGCCGGGCGCCGTACGCGATGAAGTAGGCGGGCAGCCGGCGCAGCCGGGGGGAGCCGGCGAGCAGCCGGGCGACGCGGCGCGCCCGGTCCGCGTCGCCGAGGGGCGGCCGGCCCTGGAGCACGGGGCGGATGATCCGGGCGTGGGCGGCCCGCTGGAGGGCCTGGGTGACGACCGTGGTGGGCCGGCGGCGGCGCTGGAGCGCGCGCAGGTCGCGGGGGCGCACGGTGCCGCGGCGCAGCGGTCCGGCGAGGAGGCGGGCGGTGGCCACGGCGTCCTGGACCGCGAGGTTGATGCCGATGCCGAAGACCGGGGACATGGCGTGGGCCGCGTCGCCGATGCACAGCAGGCCGGGGCGGTGCCAGCGGCGCAGCCGGTCCAGGCGTACGTCGAGGAGCTTGACCTCGTCCCAGGAGCGCAGGGCGCCGGTGCGCTCGGCGAGCCAGGGGACGGCGGCGGTGAACTCGGCCCGGAACCGGTCGAGCCCGGCGGCGCGGCGGGCCTGGTCGGTGCCCTTGGGGATGAGGGCGGCGCACTGCCAGTAGTCGCCGCGGTCGATCATCGCGGTGAGGAAGCGGTCGCCCGCTCCGCCGACCAGGCCTCGGGGGTCCTCCGCGCGGCGCGGCAGCCGGAACCACCAGGCGTCCATCGGGCAGGCGAACCGGCGCAGGCGCAGCTCCGGCCGGGTGCGGGCGAGCGAGCCGCGGCCGTCGCAGGCCACGGTGAGCAGGGCGCGCAGCTCGCCGGTGCGGCCGTCGGCGGTGCGGTAGCGCACGCCGGTCACCCGCCCGCCCTCGGTCAGGAAGCCGGTCGCCTCGGTGTTCATCCGCAGCTCGAAGGCGGGTTCGCGGCGGGCCTCGTCCGCGAGGAGGTCGAGCAGGTCCCACTGGGGCACCATCGCGACGTAGTCGTAGGGGCCGCGCAGCACCGACAGATCGGCGACCGTGACCTCCGGGCGGCCGGGGTCGACCGGTAGCCGGACGGTGCGCACCCGGCGCTGCGGCAGCCGGGCGAAGCGCTCGGCCAGGCCCAGCTCGTCCAGCAGCGCCAGGGTGGAGGGGTGGACGGTGTCGCCGCGGAAGTCCCGCAGGAAGTCCGCGTGTTTCTCCAGCACCGTCACCTCGACGCCGGACCGGGCCAGCAGCAGTGCGAGCACCATGCCCGCGGGGCCGCCGCCCACGACGCAGCACGTGGTCCTGTCCCGTGTGTCCATCGCTCCTGCCCTTCGCCCGAGCAGTTATTCATCCGGTGATGAATAACTACCCTCGAAGGCGCCCGCTCACACCCCCGCCGCGACGGCCGGCGGCCGGTCCCGGTGGATCGGGGCCCGCCCGCCGGTCAGCGGGACCCCGGTGCCGCCCCGCCGGGCCGCGACGATCTCCGCCGTGATCGACAGGGCCGTCTCCTCGGGCGTGCGGGCGCCGAGGTCGAGGCCGATCGGCGAGCGCAGCCGGGCCAGTTCCGCCTCGCTCACGCCCTCCGCGCGCAGCCGCCGGGCACGGTCCTCGTGGGTGCGCCGCGAGCCCATCGCGCCGATGAAGGCCACCGGCATGCCGAGGGCCACCTTGAGCAGCGGTACGTCGAACTTCGCGTCGTGGGTGAGCACGCACAGCACCGTGCGGGCGTCGGTCGCGGTGCGCCGCAGATAGCGGTGCGGCCAGTCGACCACCACCTCGTCGGCGTCCGGGAAGCGGGCCGGGGTGGCGAAGACGGGCCGGGCGTCGCAGACGGTCACATGGTGGCCGAGGAACTTCCCGGCCCGGGCCAGCGCCGCGGCGAAGTCCACCGCCCCGAAGATGATCATGCGCGGGGGCGGCACGTCCGACTCGACCAGCAGGGTGAGGCCGCCGGGGCAGTGCGAGCCGTCCGCGGAGACCTCCACCGTGCCGGTGCGCCCCGCCTCCAGCAGGGCGCGGGCCTCGGCCGCCGCGGTCCGGTCCAGGTCGGCGTGGCCGCCGAGGGTGCCCTCGTACGGGCCGTCGGGCCGCACCAGCAGGGCGTGGCCGAGCAGACCGTCCGGGCCGCGGGCGACCCGGACGAGTGCCGTGGGACCGCCCTCGGCGGCCAGCGCGAGGGCCTGCGCGAGGACCGCCCGGGCGGGCGCCTGCGCGCCCACCGGGGTGACCAGGACCTCGATCACCCCGCCGCAGGTCAGCCCCACGGCGAAGGCGTCCTCGTCGCTGTAGCCGAACCGCTCGACCACGCTTCGCCCGGTCTCCAGCGCCTCCTGGCACAGGTCGTAGACCGCGCCCTCCACGCAGCCGCCGGAGACCGAGCCGATGACGGTGCCCGCGCGGTCCACGGCGAGCGCGGCGCCGGGGTCGCGAGGGGCGCTGCCGCCGACGGAGACCACGGTGGCGACGGCGAACTCCCGGCCCTCGCCCAGCCACCCGGTCAGCTCCGCGGCCAGGTCAAGCATCCGGGGCTCCCTCCCGCGCGGCCGCCGACAGGACGCGGTCCGGCCGGATGGGCAGGGCGCGGTGGCGTACGCCGGTCGCGTGCCAGACGGCGTTGGCGACGGCCGCCGCTGCACCCACGACGCCGATCTCGCCGATGCCCTTGATGCCGACCGGGTCGTTCGGGTCCGGGTCGTCGATCCAGTCGGCCTCGATGCGTGGCACGTCGGCGTGGGTGGGCACGTGGTAGCCGGCGAGATCGGCGCCGACGAGGCCGCCCGAGGCACGGTCCCGCACCGCCTCCTCGTGCAGGGCCATGGAGATGCCCCAGATCATGCCGCCGAGCAGCTGGTTGCGCGCGGTGAGCGGGTTGACGATCCGGCCCGCCGCGAAGATGCCCAGCATCCGGCGCACGCGCACCTCGCCGGTGCCGGGGTCCACCGCCACCTCGGCGAACTGGGCGCCGAAGGAGTGCCGTTCGGCCGGGGTGAGCGCGCCGACGGCCTCGGCGGTGTCGGCGCGGACCGTGATCCCCTCCGCCGGGATGTCGGTGCCGAGGGCGAGCCGCTCGCGCACCTCCTGGGCGGCGGTCTGCACGGCCCAGGACCAGGAGCGGGTGCCCATGGAGCCGCCGGCGATCATCGCCGGCCCGAAGTCGCTGTCGCCGATGCGCACATGGATCCGCTCCGGGTCGACGCCCAGCGCGTCCGCGGCGACCAGGGTGAGCGCGGTACGGGCCCCGGTGCCGATGTCGGCGGCGGCGATCCGCACGGTGAAGCGGCCGTCGGGATGCGCGGTCACGGTCGCCGTGGAGGGCGCCACGCCCGCGGGGAAGGAGGCCGACGCGGTGCCGGTGCCGAGCAGCCAGCGGCCGTCGCGGCGCAGTCCGGGGCGCGGGTCGCGGTCGGCCCAGCCGAACCTGCGAGCGCCCTCCCGGAAGCAGTCGGCCAGCCGCCGGCTCGCGAACGGCAGCCCGGAGACCGGCCCGCGCTCGGCGTCGTTGCGCAGCCGCAGGGCGACCGGGTCCTGCCCGCACGCCACGGCGAGTTCGTCCATCGCCGACTCCAGCGCGAACGAGCCCGGCGCCTCGCCGGGGGCCCGCATGAACGTCGGGGACGGCACGTCGAGGCGCACCACGCGGTTCTCGGTGCGGTGGGCGTCCGCGTCGTACATCACCCGCGCCACCCCGGAGCTGGGCTCCACGAACTCGTACACGGTGGAGGTGGCGCTCAGCGAGCGGTGTTCCAGGGCGCGGATCCGGCCGTCGGCGTCGGCGCCGATCCTGATCCGCTGGGCGGTGGGGCTGCGGTAGCCGATCAGCGTGAACATCTGCCGGCGCGTCATCACCACGCGCACCGGGCGCCGCAGCACGCTCGCGGCCATCACGGCGGCCACCTGGTGGGCGCGCACGCCCTTGCTGCCGAAGCCGCCGCCGACGTGTTCGGAGCGCACCCGCACACTGGCCGGATCGATCGAGAAGAGCTTGGCGAGGTCGCCGACGACCCAGGTGGCGCCCTGGTTGGAGTCGAACACCTCCAGGCGGTCGCCGTCCCAGTGGGCGGTGGCCGCGTGCGGTTCCATCGGGTTGTGGTGCTCTTCGGGGGTGGTGTACTCGGCGTCCAGCACGACGGCGGACTCGGCGAGCCGTGCCTCCAGGTCGCCCTTCTCCGTGAGCGCGGGCATGAAGCCGTCCACCCGGTAGGCGTCGGGGCGGTCCGCGCCGAAGTCGGTGTCGTGGGGCTCCTCCTCGTAGTGGACCACGAGCGACTCCGCGGCCTCCCGGGCCTGCTCGGAGGTCTCGGCCACCACGAGCGCCACCGGCCAGCCCCGGTGCGGCACCCGGTCGTGCTGGAAGACGGCGCAGGTCGGGTCGGGGCGCATGCCCAGCAGGCCGGCGAAGTCGGTGTTCAGGCGCGGGGCGTTGCGGTGGTCCAGGACGGCGAGCACGCCCGGCATGGCGAGGACCGGGTCGGTGTCCAGGTCGCGGATGCGGCCGTGCGCGACCGTGGAGAGGACCAGCCAGCCGTGGGTGAGGCCGGCGAAGGGGATCTCGCCCGCGTACCGGGCGGCGCCGGTGACCTTCTCCCTGCCCTCCACGCGGCTGCGGGCGGTGCCGACGGAGGGCGCGCGGGTCTCGGTCTCGCGGGTGGCGGCGGTGGTCATCGGGCGGCCTCCTCGGCGAGTTCGGTCAGCACGGCCACGACCAGGTTGCGCATCAGGGTCACCTTGTATCCGTTGTGCGGCAGCGGGCGCGCCGCGGCCAGTTCGGCGTCCGCGGCGGCGGCGTAGGTCTCGGGGGTCGCCGGCGCCCCCGTCAGCACGTCTTCGGCCGCGCGGGCCCGCCAGGGCCGGGAGGCGACCGCGCCGAAGGCCAGACGCGCCTCGTGGACGACGCCGTCGCGGACGTCGAGCGCGGCGGCGAGGGAGCCGATGGCGAAGGCGTAGGAGGCGCGCTCGCGCACCTTGCGGTAGCGGGAGCGGGCGGCGACCGGCGCGGGCGGCAGGACGACGCCGGTGATCAGCGCGCCGGCCGGCAGCGCGGTCTCGCGCTGCGGGGTGTCGCCGACGGGCCGGTAGAACTCCGTGAGCGGCAACTCGCCCGGCCCGTCGGCGGTTTCGAACCGTACGACGGCGTCGAAGGCGGT
This Streptomyces misionensis DNA region includes the following protein-coding sequences:
- a CDS encoding FAD-dependent oxidoreductase codes for the protein MDTRDRTTCCVVGGGPAGMVLALLLARSGVEVTVLEKHADFLRDFRGDTVHPSTLALLDELGLAERFARLPQRRVRTVRLPVDPGRPEVTVADLSVLRGPYDYVAMVPQWDLLDLLADEARREPAFELRMNTEATGFLTEGGRVTGVRYRTADGRTGELRALLTVACDGRGSLARTRPELRLRRFACPMDAWWFRLPRRAEDPRGLVGGAGDRFLTAMIDRGDYWQCAALIPKGTDQARRAAGLDRFRAEFTAAVPWLAERTGALRSWDEVKLLDVRLDRLRRWHRPGLLCIGDAAHAMSPVFGIGINLAVQDAVATARLLAGPLRRGTVRPRDLRALQRRRRPTTVVTQALQRAAHARIIRPVLQGRPPLGDADRARRVARLLAGSPRLRRLPAYFIAYGARRERPPAAAVRAGRGTDGRHPGNRRAAAGEPG
- a CDS encoding XdhC family protein; the encoded protein is MLDLAAELTGWLGEGREFAVATVVSVGGSAPRDPGAALAVDRAGTVIGSVSGGCVEGAVYDLCQEALETGRSVVERFGYSDEDAFAVGLTCGGVIEVLVTPVGAQAPARAVLAQALALAAEGGPTALVRVARGPDGLLGHALLVRPDGPYEGTLGGHADLDRTAAAEARALLEAGRTGTVEVSADGSHCPGGLTLLVESDVPPPRMIIFGAVDFAAALARAGKFLGHHVTVCDARPVFATPARFPDADEVVVDWPHRYLRRTATDARTVLCVLTHDAKFDVPLLKVALGMPVAFIGAMGSRRTHEDRARRLRAEGVSEAELARLRSPIGLDLGARTPEETALSITAEIVAARRGGTGVPLTGGRAPIHRDRPPAVAAGV
- a CDS encoding xanthine dehydrogenase family protein molybdopterin-binding subunit → MTTAATRETETRAPSVGTARSRVEGREKVTGAARYAGEIPFAGLTHGWLVLSTVAHGRIRDLDTDPVLAMPGVLAVLDHRNAPRLNTDFAGLLGMRPDPTCAVFQHDRVPHRGWPVALVVAETSEQAREAAESLVVHYEEEPHDTDFGADRPDAYRVDGFMPALTEKGDLEARLAESAVVLDAEYTTPEEHHNPMEPHAATAHWDGDRLEVFDSNQGATWVVGDLAKLFSIDPASVRVRSEHVGGGFGSKGVRAHQVAAVMAASVLRRPVRVVMTRRQMFTLIGYRSPTAQRIRIGADADGRIRALEHRSLSATSTVYEFVEPSSGVARVMYDADAHRTENRVVRLDVPSPTFMRAPGEAPGSFALESAMDELAVACGQDPVALRLRNDAERGPVSGLPFASRRLADCFREGARRFGWADRDPRPGLRRDGRWLLGTGTASASFPAGVAPSTATVTAHPDGRFTVRIAAADIGTGARTALTLVAADALGVDPERIHVRIGDSDFGPAMIAGGSMGTRSWSWAVQTAAQEVRERLALGTDIPAEGITVRADTAEAVGALTPAERHSFGAQFAEVAVDPGTGEVRVRRMLGIFAAGRIVNPLTARNQLLGGMIWGISMALHEEAVRDRASGGLVGADLAGYHVPTHADVPRIEADWIDDPDPNDPVGIKGIGEIGVVGAAAAVANAVWHATGVRHRALPIRPDRVLSAAAREGAPDA